The DNA window TTTCCTCAGAAACAGGTTTGTCTTCTGAGAAATTGCGTACCGGAAAATTAGAGCCTCACGAATGGACTATGTTGAGCACAAAGGTGAAAAATTTGGAAAAAGCACCCTTATTCATAGATGATACACCCTCACTTTCCATTTTTGATTTGCGGGCTAAAGCCAGGCGTTTGGTCTCGCAACACGGGATCAAAATCATCATTGTTGATTATTTGCAATTGATGACTGCCGGCGGAAATAGTAAAGGGGGAGGCAATAGGGAACAGGAAATTTCAACCATCTCTCGAAACTTAAAGGCTTTAGCCAAAGAGTTAAATGTGCCTGTCATTGCACTGTCGCAGTTGTCGCGTGCCGTTGAAACTCGTGGTTCGAGCAAAAGGCCTTTGCTTTCTGACCTTCGTGAATCGGGAGCTATCGAGCAGGATGCGGATATCGTTTCGTTTTTATATCGTCCAGAATATTATAAAATTGATGAATGGGATGACGACGAACAATCCCCAACGGCAGGTCAAGCAGAAATTATGATCGCCAAACATCGTAATGGTGGAATCGACAATGTCCGATTAAAATTTATTGGGCATCTCGGTAAGTTTGATAACCTTGATGATTCTAGTGGTAATTATGATGATTTGCCTTCAAGCATGAACCACGATGAAAATGCTTTTCAAACCAAACATCTGCCGTCTGCAAATGAAGCTTTTGGCAGTAATTTGAACGATGATGAGGATGATGACATGCCCTTTTAAGGTGATTTTTGGATAATAAAAAAAGAGGTCGATCAAAACCTCTTTTTTTATTTTAAACCAAATTGTAAATTATTCCTTAATTACTTTGAATGTTTTCGAGCTATCCAAAGATTTTATTTCTAATATATATGTTCCTTTTGAAAGAGTTGACATTTCAATTTCTGTCTCTTTTGCATTTATCATTTTTTCAGAAATCGTTTGACCTAACATATTACTTATTTTAGCTGATGTTATTTCTTTTGAATACCTTAAATTCAGGGTGTTTTTTACAGGATTTGGATAATAATTGAATGCAGCTGCATCAAATTGATCTACACTAAGAGCATTATTTGTCCAAGTCATAGCATCAAGCGCGACATATTCAAATGTACCTGTAGTAGTTATTGTGAACTCATCTATAGATTTATTTGAATTATCAGTTCCTCCGTAAGTAGTCAAATTTATAAATGTAAAGCCATTATTTACCAATGGATTCGAGTTAAATCCAGTACTTGCGGTCGCTGTGAAAACTGTCGATCCTGCAAGTTTTCCAGTTATTGTGCAAGACCCGGATCCTGCATTTAAGTTGGATTGACTTAAAAATAAATAAAAAGATTTTAATTTGAAGGAAGTTGACACTGGACTTTTAATTTTAAATTGAACAGGAATTCCAATATCTGCGGTTCCTGAATTATCAATATATTTATTATCGGCTGCAGTACCATTCCAGCCTGTTCCTGTAAAATTTCCAATATCAAATATTCCGCCTGCAAGAGATGTAATTGAAAAAACTAAGCTATTATCTGTAAAACTAGTGTTATTATCCGTTTCGGTTTCGAAAGTTTCCGTCGTTTGAGCGATAATGGTTCCTCCAAACAGAAAAACTATTAATAGGTGTCTGTATTTATTATTCATTTGATTTGTTTTTTAATTTTGTGATGGAAAAATTCCTTGTAAAGCAATGATATAAGTCAGAACGATAGAGGGTTGCATAATATTTATTGCTGTTGGCGTTGTGCTACCGGCTGTGGTCGAGGTTGTTCCTAATAGCGGCGTGTTTGGACTAGCAGTATTATACCCAAGAATATCTCGTGTTGCAGAATTAACGGTTATAGCAGGTGACGCGATAGATGAATTCGCTGTAGGTGCATTCGCAGCAGCTTTAGCTGAGCTCACTTTTAAAGGTTCACTATGACTATGAGCAGGCAAATTAGTTGCTGTTATAGTAATATTTTCAGTTCCAGTTTTTACTCCTTGTTGGTATACCGAACTAGCGCTAACGGCTGCACGGCCCCGGTAATCTGGCAAAGCAAAAGTAGTTCTGCCATCGCCCCCATAAGTGGTTCCCAAAAGAGA is part of the Flavobacterium nackdongense genome and encodes:
- a CDS encoding T9SS type A sorting domain-containing protein, which codes for MNNKYRHLLIVFLFGGTIIAQTTETFETETDNNTSFTDNSLVFSITSLAGGIFDIGNFTGTGWNGTAADNKYIDNSGTADIGIPVQFKIKSPVSTSFKLKSFYLFLSQSNLNAGSGSCTITGKLAGSTVFTATASTGFNSNPLVNNGFTFINLTTYGGTDNSNKSIDEFTITTTGTFEYVALDAMTWTNNALSVDQFDAAAFNYYPNPVKNTLNLRYSKEITSAKISNMLGQTISEKMINAKETEIEMSTLSKGTYILEIKSLDSSKTFKVIKE
- a CDS encoding phage tail protein, producing MKKIFYTALVLFLLTKSIYAQEQYIGEIRLFAGNFAPKGWALCQGQLLPINQNQALFSLLGTTYGGDGRTTFALPDYRGRAAVSASSVYQQGVKTGTENITITATNLPAHSHSEPLKVSSAKAAANAPTANSSIASPAITVNSATRDILGYNTASPNTPLLGTTSTTAGSTTPTAINIMQPSIVLTYIIALQGIFPSQN